The following are encoded in a window of Congzhengia minquanensis genomic DNA:
- the nusB gene encoding transcription antitermination factor NusB yields the protein MTRKEAREHCFKLMFEYEVQKNDAQTMLSYFVENELSLGSQKNYVETLLRSAVENIAHIDETIEQNTKGWRISRLPKVTLAVLRVAVAEMLYMDDIADSISINEAVELAKTYNDEKNGKFVNGILASVFKGK from the coding sequence ATGACAAGAAAAGAAGCACGTGAACATTGCTTTAAGCTGATGTTTGAATATGAGGTTCAGAAAAACGACGCCCAAACCATGCTTTCCTACTTTGTGGAAAATGAGCTGTCGCTGGGAAGCCAGAAAAATTATGTGGAAACCCTACTACGCTCTGCAGTGGAAAACATTGCACATATTGACGAAACCATTGAGCAAAACACAAAAGGCTGGCGCATTTCCCGACTCCCTAAGGTAACGCTGGCTGTTCTGAGAGTGGCCGTGGCGGAAATGCTCTACATGGATGACATTGCCGACAGCATTTCCATAAACGAGGCGGTTGAGCTTGCCAAAACCTATAACGACGAGAAAAACGGCAAGTTTGTAAATGGTATTTTGGCCTCTGTGTTTAAAGGGAAATAG
- a CDS encoding valine--tRNA ligase, whose amino-acid sequence MVSNEINKTYNPKEVEERLYNTWVEKGYFTPTPDKTKEPFTIVIPPPNVTGQLHMGHALDETLQDILIRYKRMAGFNALWIPGTDHAGIATQIKVEEVLRKEEGKTRYDLGREKFVEKVWEWKKLYGDRIINQLKKLGSSCDWTRERFTMDEGCSKAVKEVFVNLYKKGLIYQGSRIINWCPRCITALSDAEVEHAEQAGHFWHIKYPVKGSDEFVVIATTRPETLFGDTAVAVNPEDERYKDIIGKTLLLPLTDREIPVIADAYVDKEFGTGCVKITPAHDPNDFEVGLRHDLAQIKVLNDDATMNHYAGKYEGMDRYECRKQMIKDLDEMGLLVKVEDHSHNVGQCYRCGTTVEPIISKQWFVKMNSLAQPAIDAVKKKDTEFVPEHFEKVYFHWLENIRDWCISRQLWWGHRIPAFYCDDCGEMVVTKEDGAVCSKCGKPMRQDPDTLDTWFSSALWPFSTLGWPDKTEDLSYFYPTSVLVTGYDIIPFWVMRMMFSGIEHTGEVPFKYVFIHGLVRDAQGRKMSKSLGNGVDPLEVIDEFGADALRFTLATGNSPGNDMRFSTERVTASRNFANKIWNASRFVQMNLTIYELCVPAASELALEDKWILDKLNRLVSEVTENLDKFELGVAVAKLYDFIWDEFCDWYIELVKPRLYDTENPTNKTAQQVLSYVLSNTLKLLHPFMPFITEEIWLSLPHEGESIVIANWPIADDTLSFPAEAAQMEMMKGALKAVRNKRAEMNIPPSKKAAMFIVTDHTELFQNGAVFFQKLASASDVTVLKDKSTVGENTVAVIVDGAQIYIPLGELVDFEKELKRLEEEKKHLLGEIKRVEGKLSNKGFVDKAPARVVEEEKAKGEKYREMLQKVEESLSAFQKEAN is encoded by the coding sequence TTGGTGTCTAACGAAATTAACAAAACATATAACCCCAAAGAGGTGGAGGAACGGCTTTATAACACTTGGGTGGAAAAGGGTTATTTTACCCCAACGCCGGACAAAACAAAAGAGCCGTTCACCATTGTAATTCCGCCCCCAAACGTTACAGGCCAGCTCCACATGGGACATGCCTTAGACGAAACGCTGCAGGATATTTTAATCCGCTACAAGCGCATGGCAGGCTTTAATGCCCTTTGGATTCCCGGAACCGACCACGCCGGTATTGCCACCCAAATTAAGGTGGAGGAAGTGCTGCGCAAGGAAGAAGGCAAAACCCGCTACGATCTGGGCCGCGAAAAGTTTGTGGAAAAGGTGTGGGAGTGGAAAAAGCTCTATGGCGACAGGATTATTAATCAGCTGAAAAAGCTGGGCAGCTCCTGCGACTGGACAAGGGAACGCTTTACCATGGACGAAGGCTGCTCCAAAGCGGTGAAAGAGGTTTTTGTGAATCTCTATAAAAAAGGGCTTATCTATCAGGGCTCAAGAATTATAAACTGGTGTCCCAGATGCATTACTGCGCTTTCAGATGCAGAGGTTGAACACGCAGAACAGGCCGGCCATTTTTGGCACATTAAATATCCGGTAAAAGGGAGCGATGAATTTGTTGTCATTGCTACAACACGTCCCGAAACGCTGTTCGGCGATACTGCTGTTGCGGTAAATCCTGAAGATGAACGCTATAAGGACATTATCGGAAAAACCTTGCTGCTTCCCCTTACCGATCGGGAAATTCCTGTAATTGCAGATGCGTATGTGGACAAAGAGTTTGGAACAGGCTGTGTTAAAATTACACCAGCCCACGACCCCAACGACTTTGAGGTTGGCTTGCGTCATGATCTTGCACAAATTAAGGTTTTGAACGACGACGCCACAATGAATCACTATGCCGGAAAATATGAAGGCATGGACCGTTATGAGTGCCGTAAGCAGATGATAAAAGACTTAGACGAAATGGGCCTTTTGGTTAAGGTGGAAGACCATTCTCACAACGTTGGCCAATGCTACCGCTGCGGAACAACCGTTGAGCCGATTATATCGAAACAGTGGTTTGTTAAAATGAATTCTCTTGCTCAGCCTGCAATTGACGCTGTGAAAAAGAAAGACACAGAATTTGTACCGGAACACTTTGAAAAAGTATATTTTCACTGGCTTGAAAACATCCGCGACTGGTGTATCTCCCGTCAGTTGTGGTGGGGGCACAGAATTCCGGCCTTCTATTGCGACGACTGCGGTGAAATGGTTGTAACAAAGGAAGACGGCGCTGTTTGCTCGAAATGCGGCAAGCCCATGCGGCAGGATCCCGATACACTTGACACATGGTTTTCTTCTGCGCTGTGGCCGTTTTCAACCCTTGGCTGGCCGGATAAAACAGAGGATTTATCCTATTTCTATCCCACCAGCGTTCTCGTAACCGGATATGACATTATCCCCTTCTGGGTAATGCGAATGATGTTTTCGGGAATTGAACATACCGGTGAGGTACCGTTTAAGTACGTGTTTATTCACGGCCTGGTGAGGGACGCTCAGGGCAGAAAGATGAGCAAATCCTTAGGAAACGGCGTTGACCCCTTAGAGGTGATTGACGAGTTCGGCGCAGACGCACTGCGCTTTACTCTTGCTACAGGAAACTCTCCCGGAAACGACATGCGATTTTCCACTGAGCGTGTAACCGCCAGCAGGAACTTTGCAAACAAAATTTGGAACGCTTCGCGGTTTGTTCAGATGAATTTAACCATCTACGAGTTGTGCGTTCCTGCGGCCTCTGAACTGGCTTTAGAGGACAAATGGATTCTAGATAAATTAAACCGCTTAGTTTCCGAAGTGACGGAAAATTTAGATAAATTTGAACTGGGCGTTGCTGTGGCAAAGCTTTACGACTTTATTTGGGACGAATTCTGCGACTGGTATATTGAGTTGGTGAAACCCCGGCTTTACGACACGGAGAACCCCACCAACAAAACTGCCCAGCAGGTGCTTTCCTACGTGCTTTCCAATACGCTGAAGCTGCTCCACCCGTTCATGCCATTCATCACCGAGGAAATTTGGCTTAGCCTGCCCCACGAGGGGGAAAGTATTGTCATTGCAAACTGGCCCATAGCAGATGACACTTTAAGCTTTCCTGCCGAAGCTGCGCAGATGGAAATGATGAAAGGCGCACTGAAAGCTGTGCGGAATAAGCGGGCTGAAATGAACATTCCACCATCAAAAAAAGCCGCCATGTTCATTGTGACAGACCACACAGAGCTGTTCCAAAACGGCGCTGTGTTCTTTCAAAAGCTAGCTAGCGCTTCCGACGTTACGGTACTGAAGGACAAATCTACCGTTGGAGAAAACACAGTGGCGGTTATTGTAGACGGCGCGCAGATTTACATTCCCTTAGGCGAACTGGTGGATTTTGAAAAGGAATTAAAACGGTTAGAAGAAGAAAAGAAACATTTATTAGGCGAAATAAAGCGCGTGGAGGGCAAGCTTTCCAACAAAGGATTTGTGGACAAAGCCCCGGCCCGCGTGGTAGAAGAAGAAAAAGCGAAGGGCGAAAAATACCGCGAAATGCTGCAAAAGGTGGAAGAAAGCCTGTCCGCTTTTCAAAAGGAGGCAAACTAA
- the xseA gene encoding exodeoxyribonuclease VII large subunit: MEREILTVSVSQLNNYIKRVLDANSYLGDICVKGELSNFKLHSSGHIYASLKDEGSLIKLVMFRSCVQRLTFRPDNGMKVTVRGRISVYERDGVYQIYAEDIVPDGVGSLYAAYEKLKAQLDAEGLFDEKFKKPLPPFPQRIGVVTAKTGAAVRDIINITGRRFPMAEVFLAPVSVQGVSAAPEIANAIRLLNEHELCDVMIVGRGGGSIEDLWAFNEEIVARAIFASHIPVVSAVGHETDFTIADFVADLRAPTPSAAAELVCPSAAELSGYFQNQRGRLKSALIYCIEHKKKTLANLTGAYGFQRFSGRLADERQYVDALMKNAEKAARSLLEKKRTVLSQAAAKLDALSPLKTLARGYSIASTKDGTLISSVSDVKKEQEFVLRLSDGAADCKFL, encoded by the coding sequence ATGGAACGAGAAATTTTAACCGTCAGCGTGTCCCAGCTCAACAACTACATAAAACGGGTGTTAGACGCGAACAGTTACTTAGGGGACATTTGTGTGAAGGGCGAGCTGTCGAACTTTAAGCTCCACTCCTCCGGGCACATCTACGCCAGCTTAAAGGACGAAGGTTCGTTAATCAAGCTGGTGATGTTCCGCTCCTGCGTGCAGCGGCTTACTTTCCGGCCGGACAACGGAATGAAGGTAACCGTCCGCGGCAGAATTTCGGTTTACGAGCGAGACGGGGTATATCAGATTTACGCGGAGGACATTGTACCCGACGGTGTAGGCAGCCTCTATGCGGCGTATGAAAAGCTCAAAGCGCAGCTTGACGCAGAAGGCCTGTTTGACGAAAAATTTAAAAAGCCCCTGCCCCCCTTTCCCCAGCGGATTGGTGTAGTAACGGCTAAAACAGGCGCCGCCGTGCGGGATATTATTAACATAACCGGGCGCAGGTTCCCAATGGCTGAGGTGTTTTTGGCGCCGGTTTCGGTGCAGGGTGTGTCTGCCGCGCCGGAAATTGCAAACGCCATCCGTTTATTGAACGAGCATGAACTCTGCGATGTGATGATTGTGGGCCGCGGCGGCGGTTCCATTGAAGATTTGTGGGCCTTTAACGAGGAAATTGTGGCCCGGGCGATTTTTGCGTCCCATATTCCGGTGGTTTCCGCCGTGGGGCACGAAACCGATTTTACCATTGCCGATTTTGTGGCGGACCTCAGAGCCCCTACGCCCTCTGCGGCGGCGGAGCTGGTGTGTCCGTCTGCTGCAGAGCTTAGCGGCTACTTTCAAAACCAGAGGGGCAGATTAAAATCAGCATTAATATACTGTATTGAACATAAAAAGAAAACCCTTGCTAACCTAACCGGCGCTTATGGGTTTCAGCGTTTTTCCGGCCGGCTGGCAGACGAGCGGCAATATGTGGACGCTTTGATGAAAAATGCGGAAAAGGCCGCACGTTCGTTGCTTGAAAAAAAGCGGACGGTGCTTTCGCAGGCCGCGGCAAAGCTCGACGCGCTCAGCCCCTTAAAAACCCTTGCCCGAGGCTATTCCATTGCCAGCACAAAGGACGGGACGCTGATTTCCAGTGTGAGCGATGTAAAAAAAGAGCAGGAATTTGTGTTGCGCCTGTCAGACGGCGCGGCAGACTGTAAATTTTTATAA
- a CDS encoding mechanosensitive ion channel family protein: protein MDKQMLSDLLARFVSFCASTGLKLLGAGLVLVIGFKLVRMFIKFLKKSRGMSKMDGGVKTFTINFIHVSLKILLIVTAASIVGFPTASVVTVVGSAGVAIGLALQGSLSNIAGGLILLIFKPFNVGDFISVEGESGTVTEIGMFYTKITTADNRRVIFPNGTVSNEKMVNVSANKTRRADFLFSVSYNSDLDKVKEILNAVVNDCEFILDDPAPMIYLSDQADSALVFSVNVWCECDKFLNVKSDLTERVKKAFDANGIQIPYPQLDVHLEK from the coding sequence CTATCTGATTTGCTGGCCCGGTTTGTTTCCTTCTGCGCAAGCACCGGCCTAAAACTTTTAGGCGCCGGGTTGGTGCTGGTTATTGGATTTAAGCTGGTGCGCATGTTCATCAAGTTTTTAAAAAAGAGCCGCGGCATGTCTAAAATGGACGGCGGCGTGAAGACCTTTACCATAAACTTTATACATGTTTCGCTAAAAATACTGCTCATTGTCACCGCCGCGTCTATCGTAGGGTTCCCTACCGCCTCGGTTGTCACGGTAGTGGGCTCTGCCGGCGTGGCCATTGGCCTGGCACTGCAGGGAAGCTTGTCAAACATTGCCGGCGGTCTTATTCTGCTCATTTTCAAGCCGTTTAATGTGGGCGATTTTATTTCTGTGGAAGGCGAAAGCGGCACAGTTACGGAAATTGGCATGTTCTACACCAAAATTACCACGGCGGACAACCGCAGGGTCATTTTTCCCAACGGCACAGTGTCCAACGAAAAAATGGTAAATGTTTCGGCCAACAAAACCCGGCGGGCTGATTTTCTCTTTTCCGTCAGCTACAACTCTGATTTAGACAAGGTAAAAGAAATTTTAAACGCCGTGGTAAACGACTGCGAATTTATTTTAGACGACCCCGCGCCTATGATTTATCTTTCCGACCAGGCAGACAGCGCTCTGGTGTTTTCCGTAAACGTGTGGTGCGAATGTGACAAGTTTCTAAACGTAAAATCTGATTTGACAGAACGGGTGAAAAAAGCCTTCGATGCTAACGGAATTCAAATCCCCTACCCCCAGCTGGACGTGCATCTCGAAAAATAA
- a CDS encoding SH3 domain-containing C40 family peptidase, with amino-acid sequence MNPLKKFARIAAITAALAITATITTFAVEFPCTGYSTGDSLNIRSGPDTIYGTYGQINTGDAVQLIGQEGNWYKISTPLAACGYAYISADYITTTAPAQVRSVAPVIYGGTSGNVSAGQRVVQIAEQFLGLPYVYGGSTPAGFDCSGFTSYVFKQLGYTLNRVSADQINNGVPVSKSELQPGDLLLFKKQGAARIHHVGIYVGDGMMIHSPQTGDVIKYASIVNGYYNDCYYAARRIVN; translated from the coding sequence ATGAACCCATTGAAAAAATTTGCGCGCATTGCGGCGATTACTGCGGCATTAGCCATTACCGCCACAATCACGACTTTTGCGGTTGAATTCCCCTGCACGGGATATTCCACCGGTGACAGCTTAAACATCCGCTCCGGCCCGGACACCATTTACGGTACCTACGGCCAGATTAACACCGGCGATGCCGTACAGTTAATCGGCCAGGAGGGAAACTGGTATAAAATTTCAACTCCCCTCGCGGCTTGCGGATATGCATATATCTCGGCAGACTATATCACCACAACGGCACCTGCACAGGTCAGAAGCGTGGCCCCGGTCATCTACGGCGGCACCTCCGGCAACGTTTCGGCAGGTCAGCGCGTTGTTCAAATCGCAGAACAGTTTTTAGGGCTCCCCTATGTTTATGGCGGCTCCACCCCAGCTGGGTTCGACTGCTCCGGTTTTACTTCATACGTTTTTAAACAGCTTGGATATACCTTAAACCGCGTTTCCGCCGACCAGATCAACAACGGCGTTCCGGTAAGCAAAAGCGAGCTTCAGCCCGGCGATTTGCTTCTGTTTAAAAAACAGGGCGCAGCAAGAATTCACCACGTTGGCATTTACGTGGGCGACGGCATGATGATTCATTCCCCCCAGACCGGCGATGTGATTAAATATGCCAGCATTGTAAACGGTTATTATAACGACTGTTACTATGCCGCAAGAAGAATTGTAAACTGA
- a CDS encoding uroporphyrinogen decarboxylase family protein → MEALKKILTYIEEHADVRHVENTIVLQKQVNSFLPVDRICMCVHLPDHTFPPYAMEETHEDMAKMMYNELIACIPRVKLKDDAIPTIRANYGVGTLASLFGAKSSIVNGNMPWVTPLSKEEIKRVVDRGVPDLDSGFGARLVQTYAFYNEVLKDYPACRKILKLYHPDLQGPFDTAHLIYGSDIYPDLYDEPELIHALLSVVTETYIRLFQRIYPYLSNDQEGSCYHWDMLYPGNTVIRNDSAVNLSCAMYQEFAQQYDKKIIDALGGASMHFCGRADHWIFDMAENGNLKGLNFGYMENLIFGQEYLDFLFDKVTAAKLPIVHYILTRNEFDAMDFSRYHTGISFCCAVKSEEDAKRLLELCKEKIK, encoded by the coding sequence ATGGAGGCATTAAAGAAAATATTAACCTACATCGAGGAACATGCCGATGTTCGCCATGTTGAAAATACCATTGTCCTGCAAAAACAGGTAAATTCCTTTTTGCCTGTTGACAGGATTTGTATGTGCGTCCATCTTCCCGACCACACGTTTCCTCCCTATGCTATGGAGGAAACCCACGAGGACATGGCTAAAATGATGTATAACGAGCTGATTGCCTGTATTCCCCGCGTGAAACTAAAGGACGATGCGATTCCCACCATTCGGGCCAACTACGGTGTTGGAACCCTTGCCTCTCTGTTTGGCGCGAAAAGCTCGATTGTAAATGGAAATATGCCCTGGGTTACGCCCCTTTCAAAAGAGGAGATAAAGCGCGTGGTCGACCGCGGTGTTCCGGACTTAGACAGCGGCTTTGGCGCGCGCCTTGTCCAGACTTATGCATTTTACAACGAAGTGCTGAAAGACTATCCTGCCTGCCGCAAAATACTGAAACTGTATCACCCCGATCTTCAGGGGCCTTTCGATACTGCACATCTCATCTATGGGTCTGACATTTACCCCGATCTGTATGACGAACCTGAACTTATCCACGCGCTTTTATCTGTGGTCACGGAAACGTATATCCGCCTGTTCCAGCGCATATATCCCTACCTTTCTAACGACCAGGAGGGCAGCTGCTACCACTGGGATATGCTCTATCCCGGAAACACGGTCATCCGGAACGATTCGGCGGTAAACCTTTCCTGCGCAATGTACCAAGAGTTTGCACAGCAGTATGACAAAAAAATTATCGACGCTTTGGGCGGCGCTTCCATGCATTTTTGCGGGCGTGCCGACCACTGGATATTTGATATGGCAGAAAACGGAAATCTAAAGGGGCTGAACTTTGGCTATATGGAGAACCTGATATTCGGGCAGGAATATCTGGATTTTCTGTTTGACAAGGTAACAGCAGCTAAGCTGCCCATTGTGCATTATATTCTCACCCGTAATGAGTTTGATGCTATGGACTTTTCACGGTACCACACGGGCATCAGCTTCTGCTGTGCGGTAAAGTCGGAGGAGGACGCAAAGCGGCTTTTGGAACTGTGTAAAGAAAAAATAAAATAA
- the pgsA gene encoding CDP-diacylglycerol--glycerol-3-phosphate 3-phosphatidyltransferase encodes MNIPNMLSILRLVMVPVYILVFLIEGEQKTAAAAIFILASATDVLDGYIARKYNMTTKIGQLLDPLADKLMQIAVVVTMLCAKMVPLWFVLVLASKELLMIVGGAFLFAKKTFVKSNVFGKLNTVAMFCAMVILLIFSVTNVTLKNVMLGVVVVTNAAAIVSYLYLYFIKQKQFKNYIGKKQDGGLNS; translated from the coding sequence TTGAATATTCCCAACATGCTGTCCATTTTAAGGCTTGTCATGGTTCCGGTGTATATTTTGGTCTTTCTGATTGAGGGAGAACAAAAAACAGCGGCGGCGGCAATTTTTATTCTGGCCAGCGCAACTGACGTATTAGACGGCTACATTGCGAGAAAATATAACATGACCACAAAGATCGGACAGCTCTTAGACCCGCTGGCAGACAAGCTGATGCAGATTGCCGTGGTGGTGACAATGTTGTGCGCGAAGATGGTACCCTTGTGGTTTGTGCTGGTGCTTGCGTCAAAAGAACTGTTAATGATTGTGGGCGGCGCGTTCCTTTTTGCAAAGAAAACCTTTGTAAAATCTAACGTATTCGGAAAGCTGAACACCGTGGCCATGTTCTGCGCCATGGTAATTTTACTCATTTTCTCTGTGACTAATGTGACGCTGAAAAATGTGATGCTGGGCGTTGTGGTCGTCACCAACGCCGCTGCAATCGTATCCTATTTATATTTGTACTTTATCAAACAAAAACAATTTAAAAATTATATTGGAAAAAAACAAGACGGAGGGCTGAATTCATGA
- a CDS encoding DUF1292 domain-containing protein, producing the protein MADEKNMQNAAPEEEEGIVMLINDDGEEHAFLHLDSFDYNGETYVVLLPADEGDEDCDEVLIYTLKIDEDGSETLLPIEDEAELDMAFDEFKNRMGDEYEFES; encoded by the coding sequence ATGGCTGATGAAAAAAACATGCAAAACGCCGCACCAGAGGAAGAAGAAGGCATTGTGATGCTAATAAACGATGACGGCGAGGAACATGCGTTCCTGCATCTGGACTCTTTCGACTATAACGGCGAAACCTACGTGGTGCTTCTCCCGGCAGACGAGGGCGACGAAGACTGCGACGAGGTGCTCATTTATACCTTGAAAATTGACGAGGACGGCTCTGAAACCCTGCTGCCCATTGAGGACGAGGCAGAGCTTGACATGGCCTTTGACGAGTTTAAAAACCGTATGGGCGACGAATACGAATTTGAATCTTAA
- a CDS encoding helix-turn-helix domain-containing protein, which produces MNNRLEEIRKHHGLTQEELADRLAVSRQTIGSLESGRYNPSILLAFKIARLFHLSVEEIFLYEEEEQ; this is translated from the coding sequence GTGAATAACCGATTGGAGGAAATCCGCAAGCACCACGGCCTGACGCAGGAAGAGCTGGCCGACCGGCTTGCGGTTTCCAGGCAGACCATTGGCTCTTTGGAAAGCGGGCGGTATAACCCGTCCATTCTTTTGGCGTTTAAAATCGCTAGGCTTTTTCACTTGTCGGTAGAGGAAATTTTTTTATATGAGGAGGAAGAACAATGA
- a CDS encoding rhamnulokinase, translating into MAELTKVLAFDFGASSGRAMLFTFDGEKLSIEEMHRFSNDPVMAGNSFHWDVLRLFFEIKQGINKTVLAGHKDIKAIGIDTWGVDFGLFDKNGKLLGNPYHYRDTRTSGMIDLADQMMGKKYIFDKTGIQFNFFNTLFQFMAMKKENDPVLGIADKMLFMPDIFNYLLTGVMKNEYSIASTSQLLNVKTKDWDKELMEKASIPTDIFGEIVMPGTVIGELSDDICEELGCPKIPVVAVGSHDTASAVASVPVTEDYKYAYISTGTWALMGSELDSPNVTDTTFQYDFTNEGGVCGKIRFLKNIMGLWIIQESKRQWAREGKNFTFDDLEQAAWSAEPFQSFIDPDCEDFAAPGNMPRRIREFCKRTGQHVPEGEGEIIRCVAQSLAFKFRMVADAIEDITKEPLSAVHMVGGGIKDTMVCRFTASATGKTVLAGPVEATSTGNAVVQLMALGKIGSLTEGRQIVKNSFPVKTYEPEDAENWNKAYEAYKKIVTLK; encoded by the coding sequence ATGGCAGAATTAACAAAGGTTCTGGCGTTTGACTTTGGCGCATCAAGCGGCAGGGCAATGCTGTTTACATTTGACGGAGAAAAGCTTTCCATTGAAGAGATGCACCGGTTTTCCAACGACCCGGTAATGGCAGGCAACAGTTTTCACTGGGACGTGTTGCGGCTGTTTTTTGAAATTAAGCAGGGCATTAACAAAACGGTGCTGGCGGGGCACAAGGACATTAAGGCTATCGGAATTGACACCTGGGGCGTGGATTTTGGCCTGTTCGACAAAAACGGCAAGCTTTTAGGAAACCCCTATCACTACCGCGATACCCGCACCAGCGGCATGATTGATTTGGCAGACCAGATGATGGGCAAAAAATATATTTTTGACAAAACCGGAATTCAGTTTAATTTCTTTAATACGCTGTTTCAGTTTATGGCAATGAAAAAAGAGAACGACCCGGTGTTAGGTATTGCGGACAAAATGCTGTTTATGCCCGACATTTTTAACTATCTGTTAACCGGCGTAATGAAAAACGAATATTCCATTGCCTCCACCTCCCAGCTCTTAAACGTGAAGACAAAGGACTGGGACAAAGAACTGATGGAAAAAGCGAGTATTCCTACCGACATTTTCGGCGAAATTGTAATGCCCGGAACGGTAATCGGCGAATTGTCCGATGATATCTGTGAAGAATTGGGCTGTCCGAAAATTCCAGTCGTTGCCGTTGGCTCGCACGACACGGCCTCGGCGGTTGCCAGCGTTCCCGTGACAGAAGATTATAAATACGCCTACATCAGCACCGGCACCTGGGCGCTGATGGGCTCTGAATTAGACAGCCCCAATGTAACGGACACCACCTTTCAATATGATTTCACCAACGAAGGCGGCGTATGTGGGAAAATCCGCTTCTTAAAAAATATTATGGGTCTGTGGATTATTCAGGAGAGCAAACGTCAGTGGGCCAGGGAAGGCAAAAACTTTACTTTCGACGATTTGGAGCAGGCAGCGTGGAGCGCAGAGCCGTTTCAAAGCTTTATCGACCCCGACTGCGAGGATTTTGCGGCCCCCGGCAACATGCCCAGGCGAATCCGCGAGTTCTGCAAACGCACCGGTCAGCATGTGCCGGAGGGCGAGGGTGAAATTATTCGCTGCGTGGCCCAGAGCCTGGCGTTTAAGTTCCGCATGGTGGCAGACGCCATTGAAGACATTACCAAAGAGCCGCTATCTGCCGTACACATGGTGGGCGGCGGCATTAAAGACACCATGGTGTGCAGATTTACGGCCAGCGCAACGGGCAAAACCGTTTTGGCCGGCCCGGTGGAAGCCACCAGCACGGGCAACGCGGTTGTTCAGCTTATGGCGCTGGGCAAAATCGGCAGCTTAACCGAGGGGCGGCAAATTGTGAAAAATTCGTTCCCTGTTAAGACCTATGAGCCTGAGGATGCTGAAAACTGGAACAAGGCATATGAAGCGTATAAAAAAATTGTAACCTTAAAATAG